In Streptomyces sclerotialus, one genomic interval encodes:
- a CDS encoding FecCD family ABC transporter permease, with the protein MEPMSVALAGSPRTSLARRRICWTAAAALALLLAMLLSLAVGSRAIAPGEVLDALFHGGNSEAAQIVLLLRLPRTLVGLLVGAALALAGTAMQGITRNPIADPGVLGISQGASAAVVLAIAFAGVHTLSGYVGAAFAGAALAAVLVYAVAARGRGGATPVKLALAGAAINALLVAVTMAVLTTRAAALDEFRFWQVGSLTGRDAAVAAQIWPFLLVGAVLVLAVARGLDALALGEDVAKGLGQKVATVRIVGGLGAAVLTGAGVAAAGPVAFVGLAVPHLARALVGSDHRWVLPTAALLGPVMVLVADTVGRLPFPPSEVPAGVMTALIGVPFLVALVRRKAVAA; encoded by the coding sequence ATGGAACCGATGTCAGTCGCCCTGGCCGGCAGCCCCAGAACCTCTCTGGCGCGGCGCCGCATCTGCTGGACTGCCGCAGCGGCACTCGCGCTGCTGCTCGCGATGCTCCTCTCGCTCGCGGTGGGCAGCCGCGCCATCGCGCCCGGCGAGGTCCTCGACGCGCTCTTCCACGGCGGCAACAGCGAGGCGGCCCAGATCGTGCTGCTCCTGCGGCTGCCGCGCACCCTCGTCGGGCTGCTGGTCGGCGCCGCGCTCGCACTGGCCGGCACGGCGATGCAGGGCATCACCCGCAATCCGATCGCCGACCCCGGGGTCCTCGGCATCAGCCAGGGCGCCTCGGCCGCCGTCGTCCTGGCCATCGCCTTCGCGGGCGTCCACACGCTCTCCGGCTACGTCGGCGCCGCCTTCGCCGGTGCCGCGCTCGCGGCCGTCCTCGTGTACGCCGTCGCCGCGCGCGGCCGCGGCGGGGCCACCCCCGTCAAGCTCGCGCTGGCCGGCGCCGCGATCAACGCGCTGCTGGTCGCGGTGACCATGGCGGTACTGACGACCCGGGCGGCCGCGCTGGACGAGTTCCGGTTCTGGCAGGTCGGCTCACTGACCGGCCGGGACGCCGCGGTGGCCGCGCAGATCTGGCCGTTCCTGCTGGTGGGCGCGGTGCTGGTACTGGCCGTCGCCCGCGGTCTGGACGCCCTGGCACTCGGCGAGGACGTCGCCAAGGGGCTGGGCCAGAAAGTCGCCACCGTACGCATCGTGGGCGGACTCGGCGCCGCCGTGCTGACCGGCGCGGGTGTCGCGGCGGCAGGCCCGGTCGCCTTCGTCGGCCTCGCCGTGCCGCACCTGGCCCGCGCCCTCGTGGGCAGCGACCACCGCTGGGTGCTGCCGACGGCCGCGCTGCTCGGCCCGGTGATGGTGCTGGTCGCCGACACCGTGGGCCGCCTCCCCTTCCCGCCCTCCGAAGTGCCCGCCGGGGTGATGACCGCCCTGATCGGCGTCCCGTTCCTGGTCGCACTGGTCCGCCGGAAGGCGGTGGCCGCATGA
- a CDS encoding 1,4-dihydroxy-6-naphthoate synthase, whose amino-acid sequence MSQALKIAFSPCPNDTFVFHAWAHGKVPGAAAPEVTFADIDLTNGMAERGELDVLKVSYAELPWVLDEYALLPCGGALGRGCGPLVLTKDAATPADLKGRTVAVPSERSTAYLLFRLWAADQVPGGVGEVRVMPFDEIMPAVRDGLVDAGLVIHEARFTYQNFGLTCLADMGEHWETTTGLPIPLGAIIAKRSLGEETLRELARTITTSVRMAWEDPEASRAWVLEHAQEMDPAVADQHIGLYVNEFSADLGEDGYAAVRGLLTRAAAEGLVPPLGPDALKFV is encoded by the coding sequence ATGAGCCAGGCGCTCAAGATCGCGTTTTCGCCCTGCCCGAACGACACGTTCGTCTTCCACGCCTGGGCGCACGGCAAGGTCCCCGGCGCCGCGGCGCCGGAGGTCACCTTCGCGGACATCGACCTCACCAACGGCATGGCCGAGCGCGGCGAGCTGGACGTGCTGAAGGTGTCCTACGCCGAACTGCCCTGGGTACTGGACGAGTACGCGCTGCTGCCCTGCGGCGGCGCGCTCGGCCGCGGCTGCGGCCCGCTGGTGCTGACCAAGGACGCGGCCACGCCGGCGGACCTCAAGGGCCGTACGGTCGCCGTGCCCAGCGAGCGGTCCACGGCGTACCTGCTGTTCCGGCTGTGGGCGGCGGACCAGGTGCCCGGCGGCGTGGGTGAGGTCCGGGTCATGCCGTTCGACGAGATCATGCCCGCGGTGCGGGACGGGCTCGTCGACGCGGGGCTGGTCATCCACGAGGCCCGCTTCACGTACCAGAACTTCGGCCTGACCTGCCTCGCCGACATGGGCGAGCACTGGGAGACCACGACCGGGCTGCCGATCCCGCTCGGCGCGATCATCGCCAAGCGCTCGCTGGGCGAGGAGACGCTGCGCGAGCTGGCCCGGACGATCACCACGTCCGTACGCATGGCGTGGGAGGACCCCGAGGCCTCCCGCGCCTGGGTCCTGGAGCACGCGCAGGAGATGGACCCGGCCGTCGCCGACCAGCACATCGGGCTGTACGTGAACGAGTTCAGCGCGGACCTGGGCGAGGACGGCTACGCGGCGGTGCGCGGGCTGCTCACCCGGGCCGCGGCCGAGGGACTCGTACCGCCCCTCGGCCCGGATGCGCTGAAGTTCGTATGA
- a CDS encoding futalosine hydrolase produces the protein MHILVVTAVPAERDAVTAAAAGRPERIPVPGGFALHRTVRPESPEGPYALDALAAGVGPAAAAAGTATALTAAALSPATSYDLVVSAGIGGGFAPGAPVGSLVVAEEIAAADLGAETPDGFLPVTALGFGTDAHRPPEDLVAAVAAATGALPGTVLTGSTVTGSAARAKELLARHPRALAEAMEGFGVAEAAAAHGLPVLELRTISNPVGPRDRAAWRIGEALAALTAAFADLPRALSARSTP, from the coding sequence ATGCACATCCTGGTCGTCACCGCCGTCCCCGCCGAACGCGACGCGGTCACCGCCGCGGCGGCGGGACGGCCCGAGCGCATCCCCGTACCGGGCGGCTTCGCGCTGCACCGCACTGTGCGGCCCGAATCCCCCGAGGGCCCGTACGCCCTCGACGCCCTCGCCGCCGGCGTGGGCCCGGCCGCCGCCGCGGCCGGCACCGCCACGGCCCTCACGGCCGCCGCGCTGTCCCCCGCGACCTCGTACGACCTCGTCGTCTCGGCCGGCATCGGCGGCGGCTTCGCGCCCGGCGCGCCCGTCGGCTCGCTGGTCGTCGCCGAGGAGATCGCCGCCGCCGATCTCGGCGCCGAGACCCCCGACGGCTTCCTGCCGGTCACCGCGCTCGGCTTCGGCACGGACGCGCACCGCCCGCCCGAGGACCTGGTCGCGGCCGTCGCCGCGGCCACCGGCGCGCTGCCCGGCACCGTCCTCACCGGCTCCACCGTCACCGGCAGCGCGGCCCGCGCGAAGGAGCTGCTGGCCCGCCACCCGCGTGCGCTCGCCGAGGCGATGGAGGGCTTCGGCGTCGCCGAGGCCGCCGCCGCGCACGGCCTGCCCGTGCTGGAACTCCGTACGATCTCCAACCCCGTCGGCCCGCGGGACCGCGCCGCCTGGCGGATCGGGGAGGCGCTCGCCGCCCTCACCGCCGCCTTCGCCGATCTGCCGCGAGCCCTGTCCGCAAGGAGCACGCCATGA
- a CDS encoding cold-shock protein: protein MPTGKVKWFNSEKGFGFLSRDDGGDVFVHSSVLPAGVDALKPGQRVEFGVVAGQRGDQALSVTLLDPAPSVAAAQRRKPDELASIVQDLTTLLEGVAQQLERGRYPDKAHGGKIAGMLRAVADQLDV, encoded by the coding sequence GTGCCTACCGGCAAGGTCAAGTGGTTCAACAGCGAGAAGGGCTTCGGCTTTCTCTCCCGCGACGACGGCGGTGACGTCTTCGTGCACTCTTCGGTGCTGCCCGCCGGCGTGGACGCACTCAAGCCGGGCCAGCGCGTCGAATTCGGCGTGGTGGCAGGCCAGCGCGGTGACCAGGCACTTTCGGTGACCCTCCTCGACCCCGCGCCCTCCGTCGCGGCGGCCCAGCGGCGCAAGCCCGACGAGCTGGCGTCGATCGTGCAGGACCTCACCACGCTCCTGGAAGGCGTCGCGCAGCAGCTGGAGCGCGGCCGCTACCCCGACAAGGCACACGGCGGCAAGATCGCGGGCATGCTGCGCGCGGTCGCGGACCAGCTGGACGTCTGA
- a CDS encoding MFS transporter, with protein sequence METHGNWHQLGELGRRFGQYDDVAAARASTEGSGPVRGAGRAVGRAGRAAGAAVRRPFTATGRAVRRATHAHGAGESGLGKLIELHAVNSAGDVLITVALASTVFFSVPTDQARGRVALYLAVTMAPFALLAPVVGPLLDRIPHGRRAAMAGAMLARAVLALTMSGAVATGGLELYPAALGVLVSSKAYGVVRSAVVPRLLPRRFSLVKANSRVTLAGLLATGAAAPLGAGLHQLGPAWPLYGACAVFAAGTFLSFSLPHKVDSARGEAEAPVGRRAGRPRPGLRTVGRSVLRGLQANAALRALSGFLTFFLAFLLREHPLGGLSPAMSLGLVAVAAGTGNALGTAIGAWLRARGPEVIIAVVLALALGVTVAAALLHAVLASVMVTATAAAAGLCQALAKLSLDALIQRDVPESFRTSAFARSETLLQLSWVVGGALGIALPLHGVLGLAVASAGLAVAAATTVRGLLTAARRHGAARPRVA encoded by the coding sequence ATGGAAACTCATGGAAACTGGCATCAGCTGGGCGAGTTGGGGCGGCGTTTCGGGCAGTATGACGACGTGGCCGCCGCCAGGGCATCGACCGAAGGCAGCGGCCCGGTCCGTGGCGCGGGCCGGGCCGTGGGCCGCGCGGGCCGGGCCGCGGGGGCCGCGGTACGCCGGCCGTTCACCGCCACCGGGCGCGCCGTCCGCCGGGCGACGCACGCGCACGGCGCGGGCGAGTCGGGCCTCGGCAAGCTGATCGAACTGCACGCGGTGAACTCCGCGGGCGACGTACTGATCACCGTCGCGCTCGCCTCCACCGTCTTCTTCTCCGTCCCCACGGACCAGGCGCGCGGCCGGGTGGCGCTGTATCTCGCGGTCACCATGGCGCCGTTCGCGCTCCTCGCGCCCGTCGTCGGCCCGCTGCTGGACCGGATACCGCACGGCCGGCGCGCCGCGATGGCCGGGGCGATGCTGGCCCGTGCGGTACTGGCGCTCACCATGTCGGGCGCGGTGGCCACCGGCGGGCTGGAGCTGTACCCGGCCGCGCTCGGCGTGCTGGTGTCGTCCAAGGCGTACGGCGTGGTGCGTTCGGCGGTGGTGCCCAGACTGCTGCCGCGCCGCTTCTCCCTCGTGAAGGCGAATTCCAGAGTCACCCTCGCGGGGCTGCTGGCCACCGGCGCGGCGGCCCCGCTGGGTGCCGGGCTGCACCAGCTCGGCCCGGCCTGGCCGCTGTACGGCGCGTGCGCGGTGTTCGCCGCCGGCACGTTCCTGTCCTTCTCACTGCCGCACAAGGTCGACTCGGCGCGCGGCGAGGCGGAGGCCCCGGTGGGGCGGCGCGCGGGCCGCCCCCGGCCCGGACTGCGCACGGTGGGCCGGTCCGTGCTGCGCGGCCTCCAGGCGAACGCCGCGCTGCGCGCGCTCTCCGGCTTCCTCACCTTCTTCCTGGCGTTCCTGCTGCGCGAGCATCCGCTGGGCGGGCTGAGTCCGGCGATGTCGCTGGGGCTGGTGGCGGTGGCGGCGGGCACCGGGAACGCGCTGGGGACGGCGATCGGGGCCTGGCTGCGGGCGCGCGGCCCGGAAGTGATCATCGCGGTGGTGCTGGCGCTGGCCCTCGGCGTCACGGTCGCCGCCGCCCTGCTCCACGCCGTACTGGCGAGCGTGATGGTGACCGCCACGGCCGCGGCCGCCGGGCTGTGCCAGGCGCTGGCGAAGCTGTCACTGGACGCGCTGATCCAGCGGGACGTGCCGGAGTCCTTCCGTACGTCCGCCTTCGCCCGGTCCGAGACGCTGCTCCAGCTGTCGTGGGTGGTGGGCGGGGCGCTGGGCATCGCCCTGCCGCTGCACGGCGTACTGGGCCTCGCGGTGGCCTCCGCCGGCCTCGCCGTGGCGGCCGCCACGACCGTACGGGGGCTGCTCACCGCGGCCCGCCGGCACGGCGCGGCACGCCCCCGCGTGGCGTAA
- a CDS encoding ABC transporter ATP-binding protein, whose translation MTTTGDRTASRLTARGLTLAYEDRTVVDGLHLDVPHGAVTIIVGPNACGKSTLLRALGRLLKPRAGAVLLDGTDLARIPTKKIAQSVGLLPQTPVAPEAITVADLVARGRQPHQHWWQQWSEADERAVTEAMARTDVADLADRPVDELSGGQRQRVWIAMALAQETDLLLLDEPTTYLDISHQVEVLDLVRQLNHERGRTVVAVLHDLNQAARYADHLVAMKAGRIIAQGPPAETVTADLVRDVFGLDSVVVPDPVTGSPLVVPGRPWQSPAGG comes from the coding sequence GTGACCACCACCGGCGACCGCACCGCGAGCAGGCTCACCGCACGCGGACTGACCCTCGCCTACGAGGACCGCACCGTCGTCGACGGCCTGCACCTGGACGTCCCGCACGGTGCCGTCACCATCATCGTCGGCCCGAACGCCTGCGGCAAGTCCACGCTGCTGCGGGCGCTGGGGCGGCTGCTGAAGCCGCGCGCGGGCGCGGTACTGCTCGACGGGACGGACCTCGCGCGCATCCCCACCAAGAAGATCGCCCAGTCCGTCGGCCTGCTGCCGCAGACGCCGGTCGCGCCCGAGGCGATCACCGTCGCCGACCTGGTCGCGCGCGGCCGCCAGCCGCACCAGCACTGGTGGCAGCAGTGGTCGGAGGCCGACGAGCGGGCGGTCACCGAGGCGATGGCCCGTACCGACGTCGCCGACCTCGCCGACCGGCCCGTCGACGAGCTCTCCGGCGGCCAGCGGCAGCGCGTCTGGATCGCGATGGCGCTCGCCCAGGAGACCGACCTGCTCCTCCTCGACGAGCCCACCACCTACCTGGACATCTCCCACCAGGTCGAGGTGCTGGACCTGGTACGCCAGCTGAACCACGAGCGCGGCCGCACCGTCGTCGCCGTCCTGCACGACCTCAACCAGGCCGCGCGCTACGCCGACCACCTGGTGGCGATGAAGGCCGGGCGGATCATCGCCCAGGGCCCGCCCGCCGAGACCGTCACCGCCGACCTGGTACGCGATGTCTTCGGCCTCGACTCGGTCGTCGTCCCCGACCCCGTGACCGGCTCCCCGCTGGTCGTACCCGGCCGCCCCTGGCAGTCCCCCGCCGGCGGCTGA
- a CDS encoding DUF3027 domain-containing protein: MRSRTPDRLCAEAVELARAAAEEAALPGMVGEHVDAVADGDRVVTHLFECREPGYRGWRWAVTVARASRAKVVTLDESVLLPGPDALLAPEWVPWSERLRPGDMGPGDLLPTEAEDLRLEPGFMADETFGDNGGVVVSPVAPGSPDAEATGPTAADRADAARAARSASAREAGAADAAEAAEAARGPLAELAEAEDADVVAGTPAHQATAPARGSIAAVAEELGMARHRVLSRYGLHTAADRWEEAYGAKTPMAQAAPAACMSCGFLVPLAGSLRQAFGVCANEFSPADGRVVSLAYGCGGHSEAAVMPKPPRPAPPVIDETVVEPLPLRPDRTGGSVSEGEPAEELGHS, encoded by the coding sequence ATGCGAAGCCGTACGCCCGACCGCCTCTGCGCCGAGGCCGTCGAACTCGCCCGTGCGGCGGCCGAGGAGGCCGCCCTGCCGGGCATGGTCGGTGAGCACGTCGACGCAGTCGCCGACGGGGACCGCGTCGTCACCCATCTGTTCGAGTGCCGGGAGCCGGGTTACCGGGGCTGGCGCTGGGCCGTCACCGTCGCCCGTGCCTCCCGCGCCAAGGTCGTCACGCTCGACGAGTCGGTCCTGCTGCCCGGCCCCGACGCCCTGCTGGCCCCCGAATGGGTTCCGTGGAGCGAGCGGCTGCGCCCCGGCGACATGGGCCCGGGCGACCTGCTGCCGACGGAGGCGGAGGACCTGCGGCTGGAGCCGGGGTTCATGGCCGACGAGACGTTCGGCGACAACGGCGGCGTGGTCGTCTCGCCCGTCGCCCCCGGCTCGCCGGACGCCGAGGCCACCGGTCCGACGGCGGCGGACCGCGCCGACGCGGCGCGCGCCGCCCGTTCCGCTTCCGCGCGGGAGGCCGGAGCCGCGGACGCCGCGGAGGCCGCCGAGGCCGCCAGGGGTCCGCTCGCGGAGCTGGCCGAGGCGGAGGACGCGGACGTCGTCGCCGGGACTCCCGCACACCAGGCCACGGCCCCGGCCCGCGGCAGCATCGCCGCGGTCGCCGAGGAGCTGGGCATGGCCCGGCACCGGGTGCTCTCCCGGTACGGGCTGCACACCGCGGCTGACCGCTGGGAGGAGGCGTACGGCGCCAAGACCCCGATGGCGCAGGCCGCCCCCGCCGCCTGCATGAGCTGCGGCTTCCTCGTACCGCTCGCCGGCTCGCTCCGGCAGGCCTTCGGCGTCTGCGCGAACGAGTTCTCCCCGGCGGACGGCCGGGTCGTCTCGCTGGCGTACGGCTGCGGTGGCCACTCCGAGGCCGCCGTGATGCCGAAGCCGCCGCGCCCGGCGCCGCCGGTCATCGACGAGACGGTCGTCGAGCCGCTGCCGCTCCGTCCGGACCGCACGGGCGGCTCGGTCTCGGAGGGCGAACCGGCCGAGGAGCTCGGCCACAGCTGA
- a CDS encoding ABC transporter substrate-binding protein: protein MVPFTRTLRAATALAAAAVTLTACGAIGATGGKNGSGGSFKAADCPAQPKTTWAKPATGAHTVPTAMGDVQVPAAPKRVVVLDTAELDSALTLGVQPVGATHADVASGFLAYLPKDKVAGIKDVGTIGAPDMEAVAALKPDLILTSKVRDGQRYEQLKKIAPTVMTETTGYPWKQNFATHADALGKVEEGKKVAAAYEKHAAEVTEALGGADAAAKRTTNVVRFVEGADTRVYGCQSYIGTLLDDIGTAPTDVVKDAKDGLMTEVGPEQITRADADTVFYSAYGSPEKSQESQVTGGALWKNMKAVKNGKAFRVSDQLWIQGIGYTAADRILDELEKDLTK, encoded by the coding sequence ATGGTCCCCTTCACCCGCACCCTCCGTGCCGCCACCGCGCTGGCGGCTGCCGCCGTCACGCTGACCGCGTGCGGCGCCATCGGCGCCACCGGCGGCAAGAACGGCTCCGGCGGCTCCTTCAAGGCCGCCGACTGCCCCGCCCAGCCGAAGACGACCTGGGCGAAGCCGGCCACCGGCGCGCACACCGTGCCGACCGCCATGGGCGACGTGCAGGTCCCCGCCGCCCCGAAGCGCGTCGTCGTCCTGGACACCGCCGAGCTGGACTCGGCCCTCACCCTCGGCGTGCAGCCGGTCGGCGCCACCCACGCCGACGTGGCCTCCGGCTTCCTGGCGTACCTGCCGAAGGACAAGGTCGCCGGGATCAAGGACGTGGGCACCATCGGCGCGCCCGACATGGAGGCGGTCGCGGCCCTGAAGCCGGACCTCATCCTCACCAGCAAGGTCCGCGACGGCCAGCGCTACGAACAGCTCAAGAAGATCGCCCCCACGGTGATGACCGAGACCACCGGCTACCCGTGGAAGCAGAACTTCGCCACGCACGCCGACGCGCTCGGCAAGGTCGAGGAGGGCAAGAAGGTGGCTGCCGCGTACGAGAAGCACGCGGCGGAGGTCACCGAAGCGCTCGGCGGCGCCGACGCGGCGGCGAAGAGGACCACCAACGTCGTCCGCTTCGTCGAGGGCGCCGACACCCGCGTCTACGGCTGCCAGAGCTACATCGGCACCCTCCTGGACGACATCGGCACCGCCCCCACCGACGTGGTCAAGGACGCCAAGGACGGCCTGATGACCGAGGTCGGCCCCGAGCAGATCACCCGCGCCGACGCCGACACGGTCTTCTACTCGGCGTACGGCAGCCCCGAGAAGTCCCAGGAGAGCCAGGTCACCGGCGGGGCGCTGTGGAAGAACATGAAGGCCGTCAAGAACGGCAAGGCCTTCCGCGTCTCCGACCAGCTCTGGATCCAGGGCATCGGCTACACCGCCGCCGACAGGATCCTCGACGAGCTGGAGAAGGACCTCACGAAGTGA
- a CDS encoding HAD family hydrolase: MATHTLTVGFDLDMTLIDSRPGIKDAYAALSAATGTYIDTDLVTTRLGPPLEQEIRNWFPEERVAEIADRYRALYPEHAITGTLAMEGAREAIEGVQRLGGRAIVVTAKYEPNAKLHLKHLDINADAVVGSLWAEGKAEALREYGASVYVGDHTGDVRGARAAGALSVAVATGPCSEEELREAGADVVLPGLSAFPAWLEGYLADASRG, translated from the coding sequence ATGGCCACGCATACCTTGACGGTCGGCTTCGACCTCGACATGACCCTGATCGACTCCCGGCCGGGCATCAAGGACGCCTATGCCGCGCTCTCCGCGGCCACCGGTACGTACATCGACACCGACCTCGTGACCACCCGGCTCGGGCCGCCGCTGGAGCAGGAGATCCGCAACTGGTTCCCCGAGGAGCGGGTCGCCGAGATCGCCGACCGTTACCGCGCGCTCTACCCCGAGCACGCCATCACCGGCACGCTCGCCATGGAGGGCGCCCGCGAGGCGATCGAGGGAGTGCAGCGCCTGGGCGGGCGCGCCATTGTGGTCACCGCGAAGTACGAGCCCAACGCCAAGCTGCATCTCAAGCACCTGGACATCAACGCGGACGCGGTCGTCGGCTCGCTGTGGGCCGAGGGCAAGGCCGAGGCGCTGCGCGAGTACGGCGCGAGCGTCTACGTCGGCGACCACACCGGGGACGTGCGCGGCGCCCGCGCTGCGGGCGCCCTGTCGGTCGCGGTGGCCACCGGGCCGTGCTCCGAGGAGGAGCTGCGGGAGGCCGGCGCGGACGTCGTCCTGCCCGGCCTGAGCGCCTTCCCGGCCTGGCTGGAGGGCTACCTCGCGGACGCCTCGCGCGGCTGA
- a CDS encoding FecCD family ABC transporter permease, with product MTPAPASAAPAPIRPVRPAGYALLRAGRAAFLVHRRAALVATVLTAVLAAACVAYLSLGERAVAPGEVVRVVLGQPSPDELVVGTLRLPRMCVGLLAGAAFGVAGALIQTLARNPLASPDIIGITQGASALTVGAMTFGISSYAVLPYLSVAGGLLAAALVYVFAWRGGLHATRFVLIGIGFAVALRSVTQLFLTKGDYLVAQKAQVWMVGSLNGRGWAEAVPLAWALLVLVPFVLWAARAQRTVSMDDDTATALGVRLGRTRLGLATLGVLLAALATGAAGPVDFVALLAPQIARRLTRTAQIPLLCSALLGACVVVIGDLPARMLFAPTELPVGVLTAAIGAPYLIRLLVRGHSVRRRAAGGRA from the coding sequence ATGACCCCGGCCCCGGCGTCCGCCGCCCCGGCTCCGATACGTCCGGTCCGTCCCGCCGGGTACGCGCTGCTGCGCGCCGGCCGCGCCGCCTTCCTGGTCCACCGCAGGGCCGCGCTCGTCGCCACCGTGCTCACCGCCGTACTGGCCGCCGCCTGCGTCGCCTACCTCTCCCTCGGCGAGCGCGCCGTCGCGCCCGGCGAGGTGGTCAGGGTCGTACTGGGACAGCCCTCGCCGGACGAGCTGGTGGTCGGCACGCTGCGGCTGCCCCGGATGTGCGTCGGACTGCTGGCCGGAGCCGCCTTCGGCGTGGCCGGCGCGCTCATCCAGACCCTCGCCCGCAACCCGCTCGCCAGCCCCGACATCATCGGCATCACCCAGGGCGCGAGCGCGCTGACCGTCGGCGCGATGACCTTCGGGATCAGCTCGTACGCCGTACTGCCGTACCTGTCCGTCGCGGGCGGACTGCTCGCCGCGGCGCTGGTCTACGTCTTCGCCTGGCGCGGCGGACTGCACGCCACCCGCTTCGTCCTCATCGGCATCGGCTTCGCCGTCGCGCTGCGCTCGGTCACCCAGCTGTTCCTGACCAAGGGCGACTACCTCGTGGCGCAGAAGGCCCAGGTCTGGATGGTCGGCTCGCTCAACGGCCGGGGCTGGGCCGAGGCCGTGCCGCTCGCCTGGGCACTGCTCGTCCTGGTCCCCTTCGTCCTGTGGGCGGCCCGCGCGCAGCGCACCGTCTCGATGGACGACGACACCGCGACCGCGCTCGGCGTCCGGCTGGGCCGCACCCGGCTGGGCCTCGCGACCCTCGGCGTCCTGCTGGCCGCGCTCGCCACCGGCGCGGCCGGTCCGGTCGACTTCGTGGCGCTGCTGGCGCCGCAGATCGCCCGCCGGCTGACCCGTACCGCGCAGATACCGCTGCTCTGCTCGGCGCTGCTGGGCGCCTGCGTCGTGGTCATCGGCGACCTGCCGGCCCGCATGCTGTTCGCGCCGACCGAGCTGCCGGTCGGCGTGCTGACCGCGGCCATCGGCGCCCCGTACCTGATCCGTCTGCTCGTGAGAGGGCACAGCGTCCGGCGCCGTGCCGCGGGAGGAAGAGCGTGA